The genomic window GACACACAGCGAAAATCACTATTCCTATCCAGCCACACCGTGGTCACCTTCATCCCCGATCCGCAGGCCGTGTTACCCCTACAAGATTGCGCCAGATCGAGTCGATGCGGACGACGGCACCCCGATGAGGAGCATTAATCATTTGAGTTGACGAGATTGCAATCCCGACGTGCGTGACATCACCAGGCCCGGTCCCGAAGAACAGCAGGTCCCCCGGCTGCAGGACCGAGCT from Parafrankia irregularis includes these protein-coding regions:
- a CDS encoding C40 family peptidase, which gives rise to PQLTELPDGRVKVTGGFDCSGLTRAAYAAAGVNLPRTAQQQYEAGPLVPASSVLQPGDLLFFGTGPGDVTHVGIAISSTQMINAPHRGAVVRIDSIWRNLVGVTRPADRG